A portion of the Actinomycetes bacterium genome contains these proteins:
- a CDS encoding DUF3662 and FHA domain-containing protein, whose protein sequence is MGLLDNFEQRLDQLVNGSFAKAFRDAVEPVELASRIQKEMDTRSAVVSKGRTVVPNVFAIELAPSDLERLDIYDEQMRAELAEVVRQYAAEQRYTFLGPVEVSFSEDPTLETGIFTVRSQAQRDNRPSGPPPAPISPVQTTGHPRLVIGAQSYPLTRGRIRIGRGSGADIRIDDPGISRAHADILLGMPVVIRDLGSTNGTLLEGRKVSEAPLYDGARIQLGSTVATYREA, encoded by the coding sequence ATGGGGTTACTCGATAACTTCGAGCAGCGCCTCGATCAGTTGGTCAACGGTAGTTTTGCGAAGGCCTTCCGCGATGCGGTTGAACCCGTCGAGCTGGCCTCGCGCATCCAAAAGGAGATGGACACTCGTTCCGCAGTCGTGAGTAAAGGCCGGACAGTAGTTCCCAACGTTTTTGCGATCGAGTTGGCCCCCAGCGACTTGGAGCGGCTGGATATCTACGACGAGCAAATGCGCGCGGAGTTGGCAGAAGTCGTTCGCCAGTACGCGGCCGAACAGCGCTACACCTTCCTGGGGCCAGTAGAGGTCTCCTTCAGCGAGGACCCCACCTTGGAGACCGGTATCTTCACCGTTCGCAGCCAAGCGCAGCGCGACAACCGGCCATCGGGTCCCCCTCCCGCACCAATCAGCCCGGTGCAAACCACTGGTCACCCCCGGCTGGTTATCGGGGCGCAGTCCTACCCACTCACCCGAGGTCGTATCCGGATCGGCCGGGGTAGTGGCGCCGACATCCGCATTGACGACCCTGGAATCAGTCGGGCTCATGCCGACATCCTGTTAGGCATGCCGGTGGTCATTCGAGATCTCGGCTCGACGAATGGCACCCTGCTTGAGGGACGCAAAGTCAGTGAGGCTCCGCTC